The Geothrix sp. genome window below encodes:
- a CDS encoding efflux RND transporter permease subunit, protein MVNFFIDRPIFAWVVAIVMMLAGLLAINTLPISQYPPVAPPSISVDAFYPGASAKTVENTVTQIIEQKMTGLDRLLYMSASSDSAGHGSVTLTFQPGTDPDAAWAKVQNKLELAKPLMPQVVQQMGIAVTKSTKNIFMILSISSADGSMNAEDLRDYLASNVENVISRVEGVGEVLSFGTQYAMRIWLNPDKMVGYRITPDDIRQAVKAYNAQISAGQAGGLPAVQGQRLNVTVNVQELLQTPEQFGAIPLRINADGSTIRLRDVARTELGTESYESDTKLNGQPAAGMLIRLASGANALDTSKLVKAKLNELSPYFPPGVKVDYPYETTPFVTVAINEVVKTLIEAVVLVFLVMLLFLGNFRATLIPTIAVPVVLLGTFAILQYVGMSINMLTMFAMVLAIGLLVDDAIVVVENVERIMHEEGLSPLEATRKSMGQITSALVGIGLVLSAVFGPMAFFGGSTGIIFRQFSFTLITAMMLSVVVALVLTPSLCVTFLKPIEKGHEAAEKGWKVTRPFFLWFDHFYNKINHIFVGQLERVLSKWGRYAVIYGVIVVGMGVLFMRLPTAFLPEEDQGIIMTLVQLPAGSTLEQTQKVMSEVQQYYQNDEKEAVASCLTVGGFSVAGRGQNNGMAFVKLKDWHLRDRSDLKAEAVIRRAMRTFSARRDSMVFAVAPPAILELGNATGFDFQLQDRGGVGHAKLMEARNQLLGLAAQNANLKAVRPNGLDDQPEYNVRLNQDRAGTLGVPLPAISDTLASAWGGSYVNDFINRGRVKRVYMQADAPFRMQLEDLNKLYVRSTAGAMVPFSAFSAGEWSYGSPNLQRYNSFPSVNIQGEPAAGKSTGDAMLAMEDIVKKLPAGIGFEWTGLSYQERQAGSQAPALYAVSILVIFLCLAALYESWTIPFSILLVLPVGVFGAVLATWGRGLSSDVYFQIGLLTTLGLTAKNAILIVQFAEEQMAQGVGLLEAAMEASRLRLRPILMTSLAFTFGVLPMALTRGAGAAAQNAIGTGVVGGMLTATFIAIFYIPLSFVLVSQLFRKKRQEPVPASAGNSEEGQP, encoded by the coding sequence ATGGTCAATTTCTTCATCGATCGACCCATCTTCGCCTGGGTGGTGGCCATCGTCATGATGCTGGCCGGCCTCCTGGCCATCAACACCCTGCCCATCTCCCAGTACCCGCCCGTCGCCCCGCCCTCCATCTCCGTGGACGCCTTCTATCCCGGGGCCTCCGCCAAGACCGTGGAGAACACCGTCACCCAGATCATCGAGCAGAAGATGACGGGCCTGGACCGGCTGCTCTACATGTCCGCCAGCAGCGACTCTGCCGGCCACGGCAGCGTCACACTCACCTTCCAGCCGGGCACCGATCCCGATGCCGCCTGGGCCAAGGTCCAGAACAAGCTGGAGCTGGCCAAGCCCCTGATGCCCCAGGTCGTGCAGCAGATGGGCATCGCGGTCACCAAGTCCACGAAGAACATCTTCATGATCCTGTCCATCTCCTCGGCGGACGGCAGCATGAATGCCGAGGACCTGCGCGACTACCTGGCCTCGAATGTGGAGAATGTCATCAGCCGCGTGGAAGGCGTCGGTGAGGTGCTGTCCTTCGGCACCCAGTACGCCATGCGCATCTGGCTCAACCCCGACAAGATGGTGGGCTACCGCATCACGCCCGATGACATCCGCCAGGCCGTGAAGGCCTACAACGCGCAGATCTCCGCCGGCCAGGCGGGCGGCCTCCCTGCCGTCCAGGGCCAGCGGCTGAATGTGACCGTGAATGTGCAGGAACTCCTCCAGACGCCCGAGCAGTTCGGGGCCATCCCCCTCCGCATCAACGCGGATGGCTCCACGATCCGCCTCCGGGATGTGGCCCGCACCGAGCTCGGAACCGAGTCCTACGAAAGCGACACGAAGCTCAACGGGCAGCCGGCCGCCGGCATGCTCATCCGCCTGGCCTCGGGCGCCAACGCGTTGGACACCTCCAAGCTCGTCAAGGCCAAGCTCAACGAGCTCTCCCCCTATTTCCCCCCGGGGGTCAAGGTCGACTACCCCTACGAGACGACCCCCTTCGTGACCGTGGCCATCAACGAGGTGGTGAAGACCCTCATTGAGGCCGTGGTCCTCGTCTTCCTGGTCATGCTGCTCTTCCTCGGGAATTTCCGCGCCACCCTGATCCCGACCATCGCGGTCCCGGTGGTGCTCCTGGGCACCTTCGCGATCCTCCAATATGTGGGCATGTCCATCAACATGCTCACCATGTTCGCCATGGTGCTGGCCATCGGCCTCCTGGTGGATGACGCCATCGTCGTGGTCGAGAATGTCGAACGCATCATGCACGAAGAGGGCCTGTCACCCCTGGAGGCCACCCGGAAATCCATGGGCCAGATCACCAGCGCCCTGGTCGGCATCGGCCTGGTGCTGTCCGCCGTGTTCGGCCCCATGGCCTTCTTCGGCGGGTCCACGGGCATCATCTTCCGGCAGTTCTCCTTCACCCTCATCACCGCCATGATGCTGTCGGTGGTGGTGGCCCTCGTCCTCACGCCCTCCCTCTGCGTCACCTTCCTGAAGCCCATCGAGAAGGGCCATGAGGCCGCCGAGAAGGGCTGGAAGGTCACGCGTCCCTTCTTCCTGTGGTTCGACCACTTCTACAACAAGATCAACCACATCTTCGTGGGCCAGCTCGAGCGCGTCCTCTCCAAGTGGGGTCGCTATGCCGTTATCTACGGCGTGATCGTGGTCGGCATGGGCGTCCTGTTCATGCGCCTGCCCACCGCCTTCCTCCCCGAGGAGGACCAGGGCATCATCATGACCCTCGTTCAGCTCCCCGCCGGATCCACCCTGGAGCAGACCCAGAAGGTCATGTCGGAGGTCCAGCAGTACTACCAGAACGACGAGAAGGAGGCTGTCGCCTCCTGCCTGACCGTGGGCGGATTCAGCGTGGCCGGTCGTGGTCAGAACAACGGCATGGCCTTCGTCAAGCTCAAGGACTGGCACCTCCGGGACCGCTCCGACCTGAAGGCGGAAGCCGTCATCCGGCGGGCCATGCGCACCTTCTCCGCGCGCCGGGATTCCATGGTCTTCGCCGTGGCGCCCCCCGCCATCCTGGAGCTCGGCAACGCGACGGGCTTCGACTTCCAACTGCAAGATCGCGGCGGCGTCGGCCATGCCAAGCTCATGGAGGCCCGGAATCAGCTGCTGGGCCTGGCGGCCCAGAACGCCAACCTCAAGGCCGTGCGCCCCAACGGCCTGGATGATCAGCCGGAATACAATGTCCGGCTCAACCAGGACCGGGCCGGCACGCTGGGGGTCCCCCTGCCGGCCATCAGCGACACCCTGGCCAGCGCCTGGGGCGGTTCCTATGTGAACGACTTCATCAACCGGGGCCGGGTCAAGCGGGTCTACATGCAGGCCGATGCCCCCTTCCGCATGCAGCTGGAGGACCTGAACAAGCTCTATGTCAGGAGCACCGCCGGGGCGATGGTGCCCTTCTCCGCCTTCTCTGCCGGCGAATGGAGCTATGGGTCCCCCAACCTCCAGCGCTACAACAGCTTCCCCTCAGTAAACATCCAGGGTGAACCCGCCGCCGGCAAGAGCACCGGCGACGCCATGCTGGCCATGGAGGACATCGTCAAGAAGCTCCCTGCCGGCATCGGCTTCGAGTGGACGGGCCTCTCCTACCAGGAACGGCAGGCAGGTTCCCAGGCCCCGGCGCTCTACGCCGTGTCCATCCTGGTGATCTTCCTGTGCCTCGCCGCCCTCTATGAAAGCTGGACGATCCCCTTCTCGATCCTCCTGGTGCTTCCCGTGGGCGTCTTCGGTGCCGTGCTGGCCACCTGGGGACGGGGCCTCTCCAGCGATGTCTATTTCCAGATCGGCCTGCTGACGACCCTCGGCCTCACCGCCAAGAACGCCATTCTCATCGTGCAGTTCGCCGAGGAGCAGATGGCCCAAGGCGTGGGCCTTCTCGAAGCCGCCATGGAAGCCTCCCGCCTCCGTCTCCGCCCCATCCTGATGACCTCGCTGGCCTTCACCTTCGGCGTGCTGCCGATGGCCCTGACCCGGGGGGCCGGCGCGGCGGCCCAGAACGCCATCGGCACCGGCGTGGTTGGCGGCATGCTGACGGCCACCTTCATCGCCATCTTCTACATCCCCCTGTCCTTCGTCCTGGTCAGCCAACTGTTCAGGAAGAAGCGCCAGGAGCCTGTCCCCGCAAGTGCCGGGAATTCCGAGGAGGGGCAGCCATGA